The following coding sequences lie in one Frondihabitans peucedani genomic window:
- a CDS encoding sugar ABC transporter permease, which produces MSARRKSPGRRQGAAGWLFVSPTIVVLGLFLLVPVLMALWVSFSDWSGVGSPLAPGVRFIGTRNYQQLLSGGSLAETNFGTSLRNNAWYVVFVVPIQTAVALFLAVLVNRSILRGRGFFRTAFYFPSVTSSVAITVLWLFLFSTTGAVNKALSFLGINGPNWFNDPDGIVHLFLRLFGVQNGPAVLTDHTALGIPLWEWVAGPSVAMSAFILMAIFTTSGTFMLLFIAALQNLSGEVQEAAMMDGANGWQRFWQITLPQLRPTLFTVLTLGLIGTWQVFDQIYTGTRGAPDNTTVTPSYLSYTSAFGSQEWGQGAAIAFILFVIIVVFTIVQRVVLRERAVSKRRMRLYDPAARVGTARTTSEVSR; this is translated from the coding sequence GTGAGTGCCCGCAGGAAGAGCCCGGGGCGCCGCCAGGGAGCGGCGGGCTGGCTGTTCGTCTCCCCGACCATCGTCGTGCTCGGGCTCTTCCTGCTCGTGCCGGTGCTGATGGCCCTCTGGGTCAGCTTCTCCGACTGGTCGGGGGTCGGCTCGCCGCTCGCCCCCGGCGTGAGGTTCATCGGCACGAGGAACTACCAGCAGCTCCTCTCCGGCGGCAGCCTCGCCGAGACGAACTTCGGCACCAGCCTCCGCAACAACGCCTGGTACGTCGTGTTCGTCGTGCCGATCCAGACCGCGGTGGCGCTGTTCCTCGCGGTCCTGGTCAACCGCTCGATCCTGCGCGGTCGGGGCTTCTTCCGGACGGCGTTCTACTTCCCGTCGGTGACGAGCTCGGTCGCGATCACGGTGCTCTGGCTGTTCCTCTTCTCGACGACGGGCGCCGTCAACAAGGCGCTGTCGTTCCTCGGGATCAACGGACCGAACTGGTTCAACGACCCCGACGGCATCGTCCACCTCTTCCTGAGGCTGTTCGGCGTCCAGAACGGACCGGCCGTCCTCACCGACCACACCGCTCTCGGCATCCCGCTCTGGGAGTGGGTCGCCGGGCCGTCGGTCGCGATGAGCGCCTTCATCCTGATGGCGATCTTCACCACGAGCGGCACGTTCATGCTGCTGTTCATCGCCGCCCTGCAGAACCTCAGCGGCGAGGTGCAGGAGGCCGCGATGATGGACGGCGCGAACGGCTGGCAGCGCTTCTGGCAGATCACGCTGCCGCAGCTCCGCCCGACGCTCTTCACCGTGCTGACCCTCGGCCTCATCGGCACCTGGCAGGTCTTCGACCAGATCTACACCGGCACGAGGGGCGCCCCCGACAACACGACGGTGACTCCCTCCTACCTCTCCTACACGTCGGCCTTCGGCAGCCAGGAGTGGGGGCAGGGCGCCGCGATCGCCTTCATCCTGTTCGTGATCATCGTCGTCTTCACCATCGTTCAGCGCGTCGTGCTCCGCGAGCGCGCCGTGTCCAAGCGCCGCATGCGCCTCTACGATCCTGCCGCCCGCGTCGGCACCGCCCGCACGACCTCGGAGGTCTCCCGATGA
- a CDS encoding carbohydrate ABC transporter permease, whose product MTATPLADRIGTGAPGAGDPAPAAPTPGGRTRGRLLTSGIVLYVVLIVIAVVYILPFLINIATAFKTEPDATANPLSLVPTNWTIAAFQTLFGNSDFPTWVKNSFIVAVFVTAGRVFFDSLAGYALARLDFRGRNVIFALLIGVMAVPGVVLMIPKFLVLNQLGMYDSYAGMIIPLLVDAAGVFIMKNFFESIPRSVEEQASIDGAGVFRVFWSIVLPMARPALVTIIILSFQGSWNELPHFIISTQSPSLTTLTKGVASLASGQLSAGNQYPIKLAAAAIMTIPVAVMFFVFQKRIMNSSDGAVKE is encoded by the coding sequence ATGACGGCCACACCCCTCGCCGACAGGATCGGCACCGGCGCCCCCGGCGCAGGCGACCCCGCACCCGCCGCCCCGACGCCCGGCGGCCGCACCCGCGGCCGCCTGCTGACCTCGGGGATCGTGCTCTACGTCGTCCTGATCGTGATCGCGGTGGTCTACATCCTGCCGTTCCTGATCAACATCGCGACGGCGTTCAAGACCGAGCCGGACGCCACCGCGAACCCGCTGTCGCTGGTGCCGACGAACTGGACGATCGCCGCGTTCCAGACCCTGTTCGGCAACAGCGACTTCCCGACCTGGGTCAAGAACTCGTTCATCGTCGCCGTGTTCGTCACGGCCGGCCGCGTGTTCTTCGACTCGCTCGCCGGCTACGCGCTGGCCCGGCTCGACTTCCGCGGGCGGAACGTGATCTTCGCGCTCCTCATCGGCGTGATGGCCGTCCCCGGCGTCGTGCTGATGATCCCGAAGTTCCTGGTGCTGAACCAGCTCGGCATGTACGACTCCTACGCCGGCATGATCATCCCGCTCCTCGTCGACGCCGCGGGGGTGTTCATCATGAAGAACTTCTTCGAGTCGATCCCGAGGTCGGTCGAGGAGCAGGCGTCGATCGACGGGGCCGGAGTGTTCCGGGTCTTCTGGTCGATCGTGCTGCCGATGGCTCGGCCGGCTCTCGTGACGATCATCATCCTGTCGTTCCAGGGGTCGTGGAACGAGCTGCCGCACTTCATCATCTCGACGCAGTCGCCGAGCCTCACCACGCTGACGAAGGGCGTCGCGAGCCTCGCCTCGGGCCAGCTCTCCGCCGGCAACCAGTACCCGATCAAACTCGCCGCCGCCGCGATCATGACCATCCCGGTCGCCGTGATGTTCTTCGTGTTCCAGAAGCGGATCATGAACTCGAGCGACGGCGCCGTCAAGGAATGA
- a CDS encoding glycogen debranching N-terminal domain-containing protein, protein MTDTLTHTALQPFLDAETVVLRAPVQAWSGADGAMGAAPIHGVYLGDVRVLAGLRLEVGGDVPEPIATVPVGASAVRFESLLRGLDDPGADPDVRASLARVTATTGIHERLTLTSRLDRVVTTEVRMRLVPDATTMERIKAGLPPESVPQSTVAAGSATWHGEGAHVALDGRGASLEPDGGGLTLTWTVAIPAGESVTVGFDLRAYVDTAVVAGVRAPARWGALDPAPSDDRLARWLTRALDDLEALRLTTTEAPDDVFLAAGAPWFFTLFGRDSLWAARFLLPVDDGLLLASGTLRVLAGLQGSARVASTAEQPGKIMHELRSQTLTLESSGISLPPLYFGTVDATALWICLLHDAWTWGLPDEQVEALLPHLVRALEWMRDFGDSDGDGLLEYVDETGHGLSNQGWKDSGDSVQWRDGTLAEGPIALVEVQAYAYEAAVHGADLLDRFSGAGSGDPWRQWAARLRTRFHESFWISSPDGDYPAIALDRDKRPVDTVTSNLGHVLGTGLLSAEQAALVARRLVSPELASGFGLRTMSTDSAGYWPLSYHGGSVWTHDTAIAVSGLARDGFTAEAASLAEGLLAAAPSFDYRMPELHSGDDAREVPRPVPYPAACRPQAWSAAASVAVWQALHGVRAPRSR, encoded by the coding sequence ATGACCGACACCCTCACCCACACGGCGCTCCAGCCGTTCCTCGACGCCGAGACGGTCGTGCTCCGCGCGCCGGTCCAGGCCTGGTCGGGCGCGGACGGCGCCATGGGCGCGGCACCGATCCACGGCGTCTACCTCGGCGACGTCCGCGTCCTGGCCGGGCTCCGCCTCGAGGTCGGCGGCGACGTCCCCGAGCCAATCGCGACCGTGCCCGTCGGCGCCTCGGCGGTCCGCTTCGAGTCGCTGCTCCGCGGCCTCGACGACCCCGGCGCCGATCCCGACGTCCGCGCGAGCCTCGCCCGGGTCACGGCCACGACCGGCATCCACGAGCGGCTGACCCTGACGTCGAGGCTCGACCGGGTCGTGACGACCGAGGTGCGGATGCGCCTGGTGCCCGACGCCACGACGATGGAGCGCATCAAGGCGGGACTGCCGCCCGAGAGCGTCCCGCAGAGCACCGTCGCCGCAGGATCCGCCACCTGGCACGGCGAGGGGGCCCACGTCGCGCTCGACGGCCGCGGCGCCTCCCTCGAGCCCGACGGTGGAGGTCTCACGCTGACCTGGACCGTCGCGATCCCGGCCGGGGAGTCGGTCACGGTGGGATTCGACCTCCGGGCCTACGTCGACACCGCCGTGGTCGCGGGAGTCCGCGCGCCCGCCCGCTGGGGCGCCCTCGATCCTGCGCCCTCCGACGACCGGCTCGCCCGCTGGCTCACGCGCGCCCTCGACGACCTCGAGGCACTGCGCCTCACCACGACGGAGGCCCCCGACGACGTGTTCCTCGCCGCCGGAGCACCCTGGTTCTTCACGCTGTTCGGCCGCGACTCGCTCTGGGCCGCGCGGTTCCTGCTGCCCGTCGACGACGGCCTGCTGCTGGCCTCGGGGACCCTCCGGGTGCTGGCCGGCCTGCAGGGGTCCGCCCGGGTCGCGTCGACCGCCGAGCAGCCCGGCAAGATCATGCACGAGCTGCGATCGCAGACGCTGACCCTCGAGAGCTCGGGCATCAGCCTGCCGCCCCTCTACTTCGGCACCGTCGACGCCACCGCCCTGTGGATCTGCCTCCTGCACGACGCCTGGACCTGGGGCCTGCCCGACGAGCAGGTCGAAGCACTGCTCCCCCACCTCGTGCGGGCGCTGGAGTGGATGCGCGACTTCGGCGACAGCGACGGCGACGGGCTCCTCGAGTACGTCGACGAGACCGGTCACGGCCTGTCGAACCAGGGCTGGAAGGACTCCGGCGACAGCGTCCAGTGGCGCGACGGCACGCTCGCCGAGGGGCCCATCGCCCTCGTGGAGGTCCAGGCCTACGCGTACGAGGCGGCCGTGCACGGTGCCGACCTCCTCGACCGGTTCAGCGGCGCAGGATCGGGCGACCCCTGGCGTCAGTGGGCCGCCCGCCTCCGCACCCGCTTCCACGAGTCGTTCTGGATCTCCTCGCCCGACGGCGACTACCCGGCGATCGCCCTCGACCGCGACAAGCGGCCCGTCGACACGGTGACGAGCAACCTCGGCCACGTCCTCGGCACCGGACTGCTCTCGGCCGAGCAGGCCGCACTCGTCGCCCGCCGGCTCGTGTCGCCCGAGCTCGCGTCGGGATTCGGGCTCCGGACGATGTCGACCGACTCCGCCGGCTACTGGCCGCTGAGCTACCACGGCGGCAGTGTCTGGACGCACGACACCGCGATCGCCGTGTCCGGGCTCGCGCGCGACGGGTTCACCGCCGAGGCAGCGTCGCTCGCCGAGGGGCTGCTCGCCGCGGCTCCGTCGTTCGACTACCGGATGCCGGAGCTGCACTCCGGCGACGACGCCCGCGAGGTGCCGCGCCCGGTGCCGTACCCGGCCGCGTGCCGGCCGCAGGCGTGGTCGGCGGCGGCGTCGGTGGCCGTGTGGCAGGCGCTGCACGGGGTACGGGCGCCGCGCTCGCGCTGA
- a CDS encoding NAD(P)-binding domain-containing protein, with product MAVASEVRETVERTRVVVIGAGQAGLSVAYYLRRLGLSPGSDFVVLDRGPSTGGAWQFRWRALRLGTAHRVNDLPGMADLGLSFETADRTAPARDVVSDYYDRYERFYDLRVRRPSDVRGVEEGQDHGLTVRYLDGGGAPRFLDTEIVVNATGTWGSPFRPWYPGRDSFAGRQVTTAEYTDASEFEGQDVVVVGGGTSAIGFLLELERVGARTTWATRRPVDWFDQQELGIEMGAAAVAEQDEAARAGLALPSIVSGTGVPLTRRNRAGIDRGVLVDRPMFASIEPEGVRFADGSFQHADAIIWATGFRPELRHLAPLGLRSREGGVVVSRGASQADPRLYFAGYGPQASTIGANRAGRVIARQVLLALSTSPGRAAAAATAPRGGSGTAPRRDAAADA from the coding sequence ATGGCAGTCGCTTCGGAGGTGCGCGAGACGGTCGAGCGCACCCGCGTCGTGGTCATCGGAGCAGGGCAGGCCGGCCTCTCCGTCGCCTACTACCTGAGGCGTCTCGGCCTCTCGCCGGGGTCCGACTTCGTCGTCCTCGACCGGGGTCCGTCGACCGGCGGCGCCTGGCAGTTCCGTTGGCGCGCGCTGCGGCTCGGCACCGCCCACCGGGTGAACGACCTCCCCGGCATGGCCGACCTCGGCCTCAGCTTCGAGACGGCCGACAGGACCGCGCCGGCTCGAGACGTGGTGTCCGACTACTACGACCGCTACGAGCGCTTCTACGACCTCCGCGTCCGGCGCCCGAGCGACGTCCGGGGCGTCGAGGAGGGGCAGGATCACGGCCTCACCGTCCGCTACCTCGACGGCGGCGGCGCCCCGAGGTTCCTCGACACCGAGATCGTCGTCAACGCGACGGGCACCTGGGGCTCGCCGTTCCGCCCCTGGTACCCCGGGCGCGACTCCTTCGCCGGCCGTCAGGTCACGACCGCGGAGTACACCGACGCGAGCGAGTTCGAGGGGCAGGATGTCGTCGTGGTCGGCGGCGGGACCAGCGCCATCGGCTTCCTGCTCGAGCTCGAGCGGGTCGGCGCTCGCACGACGTGGGCGACTCGTCGTCCGGTCGACTGGTTCGACCAGCAGGAGCTCGGCATCGAGATGGGTGCAGCCGCCGTCGCCGAGCAGGATGAGGCGGCGAGAGCGGGCCTGGCCCTGCCGAGCATCGTGAGCGGCACCGGGGTGCCGCTGACCCGCCGGAACCGCGCCGGGATCGACCGGGGCGTCCTCGTCGACCGCCCGATGTTCGCCTCGATCGAGCCGGAGGGCGTGCGCTTCGCCGACGGCTCGTTCCAGCACGCGGACGCGATCATCTGGGCGACCGGCTTCCGCCCCGAGCTGCGGCACCTGGCGCCTCTCGGCCTCCGCAGCCGCGAGGGCGGGGTCGTCGTCTCCCGGGGCGCGTCGCAGGCCGACCCCCGGCTGTACTTCGCCGGCTACGGGCCGCAGGCGTCGACCATCGGCGCGAACCGGGCGGGGCGGGTGATCGCCCGGCAGGTGCTGCTCGCGCTGTCGACGAGCCCGGGGCGCGCGGCTGCTGCCGCCACGGCGCCGCGTGGCGGCAGCGGCACCGCGCCGCGGCGCGATGCCGCGGCCGACGCGTGA
- a CDS encoding DUF3073 domain-containing protein — protein MGRGRQKAKHTKVARELKYFSPDTNYGALEKELSTPHTDDPYVDKWADEVEEDDEYVDTYADDYSAEHDQNKSA, from the coding sequence ATGGGGCGCGGCCGTCAAAAAGCTAAGCACACCAAGGTAGCCCGAGAGCTGAAGTACTTCAGCCCGGACACCAACTACGGCGCGCTCGAAAAAGAGCTGTCCACTCCTCACACCGACGACCCGTACGTCGACAAGTGGGCCGACGAGGTCGAAGAAGACGACGAGTACGTCGACACGTACGCCGACGACTACTCGGCGGAGCACGACCAGAACAAGTCCGCCTAG
- the purM gene encoding phosphoribosylformylglycinamidine cyclo-ligase produces the protein MANSHPADTRGATSSSSSYAEAGVDTAAGDLAVELMKEAVQATHTAGVLGGVGGFAGLFDVSFLKAYDQPLLATSTDGVGTKVAIAQALDKHDTIGQDLVGMVVDDIVVVGARPLFMTDYIACGRVVPSRIADIVKGIALACSATGTALVGGETAEHPGLLGPDDYDVAGAAVGAVEASRQLGPHLVGDGDVVLALASSGLHSNGFSLVRHILRTAGLDYTDTLADLGGPIGEALLEPTRLYTSPLLAVLDDPAAAGAVHALSHVTGGGIAANLARVLPVGAWVELDRSSWSPSTVFRVLSDIAGSTLESSEGTWNLGIGMIAVVSAAQADSVAALLTAAGIETWPVGAVSTSERDLAGFEQGAKGVDGGAVRLVGSYRG, from the coding sequence TTGGCCAACTCCCACCCCGCCGACACCCGGGGCGCGACCTCGTCCTCCAGCTCCTACGCCGAGGCCGGAGTCGACACGGCGGCAGGCGACCTCGCCGTCGAGCTGATGAAGGAGGCCGTCCAGGCCACCCACACGGCCGGGGTCCTCGGCGGTGTCGGCGGCTTCGCCGGCCTGTTCGACGTGTCGTTCCTCAAGGCCTACGACCAGCCGCTCCTCGCCACCTCCACCGACGGTGTCGGCACGAAGGTGGCGATCGCGCAGGCGCTCGACAAGCACGACACCATCGGGCAGGATCTCGTCGGCATGGTCGTCGACGACATCGTCGTGGTGGGTGCGCGGCCGCTCTTCATGACCGACTACATCGCCTGCGGCCGCGTGGTGCCGTCGCGCATCGCCGACATCGTCAAGGGCATCGCCCTCGCCTGCTCCGCCACCGGCACCGCCCTCGTCGGCGGCGAGACTGCGGAGCACCCGGGCCTCCTCGGGCCCGACGACTACGACGTCGCCGGTGCTGCTGTCGGAGCCGTCGAGGCGTCGCGGCAGCTCGGCCCGCACCTCGTCGGAGACGGAGACGTGGTGCTGGCGCTCGCGTCTTCGGGACTGCACTCCAACGGCTTCTCGCTGGTGCGTCACATCCTGCGCACGGCCGGTCTCGACTACACCGACACCCTGGCCGACCTCGGCGGGCCGATCGGCGAGGCCCTCCTCGAGCCCACCCGCCTCTATACGTCGCCGCTGCTCGCGGTGCTCGACGACCCGGCTGCCGCCGGCGCCGTCCACGCCCTGAGCCACGTCACCGGTGGCGGCATCGCGGCGAATCTCGCCCGCGTGCTCCCGGTCGGCGCCTGGGTCGAGCTCGACCGCTCCTCCTGGTCTCCGTCGACCGTCTTCCGGGTCCTGAGCGACATCGCCGGCTCGACCCTCGAGTCGAGCGAGGGCACCTGGAACCTCGGCATCGGCATGATCGCCGTCGTGTCCGCCGCTCAGGCCGACTCGGTCGCCGCGCTTCTCACGGCCGCGGGCATCGAGACCTGGCCTGTCGGCGCCGTCTCGACATCGGAGCGCGACCTGGCCGGCTTCGAGCAGGGTGCCAAGGGTGTCGACGGCGGCGCCGTCCGTCTCGTGGGGTCGTACCGGGGCTAG
- the purF gene encoding amidophosphoribosyltransferase — MCGIVGLVAHEPANQLVYDSLLLLQHRGQDSTGIATAEGSVFHVHKTRGQVRESFRTRDMRALLGTMGLGHVRYATKGAASNEQEAQPFYVNAPYGIVLIHNGNLTNTRELTSELFHIDRRHLNTNSDTELLVNVLAHELQEQVTSHELDPEQIFAAVTRVHDRVEGSYAAIAMIAGHGLLAFRDPFGIRPLILGRRPAENGSGKLEWIVASESLVLESGGYEIVRDVAPGEAVFISLDGEMVSKQCHAAPRLVPCSFEYVYLARPDSVMNGISVYDARLRLGDRLADTVAKYAPTGNIDVVMPIPDSSRPAASQVAQKLGIEYREGFYKNRYVGRTFIMPGQAERKRSVRQKLNAMGSEFKGKNILIVDDSIVRGTTSREIVEMARAAGANEVTFTSAAPPVRYPHVYGINMPTRQELIAHGRKIPEIAQVLGADHLIYQEVEDMRSAIIEGSNVTDLEMSCFTGDYVTGTVSPEYLAWVEANQLS, encoded by the coding sequence ATGTGCGGCATCGTCGGTCTCGTCGCGCACGAGCCAGCCAACCAACTCGTCTACGACTCCCTCCTCCTCCTCCAGCATCGCGGCCAGGACTCCACCGGCATCGCGACCGCCGAGGGCAGCGTGTTCCACGTGCACAAGACCCGCGGGCAGGTCCGCGAGTCGTTCCGCACCCGCGACATGCGCGCCCTCCTCGGCACCATGGGGCTCGGTCACGTGCGCTACGCCACGAAGGGCGCCGCGTCGAACGAGCAGGAGGCGCAGCCGTTCTACGTCAACGCCCCGTACGGCATCGTGCTGATCCACAACGGCAACCTCACCAACACGCGTGAGCTGACGAGCGAGCTGTTCCACATCGATCGCCGCCACCTCAACACGAACAGCGACACCGAGCTGCTCGTCAACGTCCTGGCGCACGAGCTGCAGGAGCAGGTGACGAGCCACGAGCTCGACCCCGAGCAGATCTTCGCCGCGGTCACCCGCGTGCACGACCGCGTCGAGGGCTCGTACGCCGCCATCGCGATGATCGCCGGGCACGGGCTGCTGGCGTTCCGCGACCCGTTCGGCATCCGCCCCTTGATCCTGGGCCGTCGCCCTGCCGAGAACGGCTCGGGCAAGCTCGAGTGGATCGTCGCGTCGGAGTCGCTCGTGCTCGAGTCGGGCGGGTACGAGATCGTCCGCGACGTCGCTCCGGGCGAGGCCGTCTTCATCAGCCTCGACGGCGAGATGGTGTCCAAGCAGTGCCACGCGGCGCCGCGGCTCGTGCCGTGCTCGTTCGAGTACGTCTACCTGGCCCGCCCCGACTCCGTCATGAACGGCATCTCGGTCTACGACGCCCGCCTCCGTCTCGGCGACCGCCTGGCCGACACCGTCGCGAAGTACGCCCCGACCGGCAACATCGACGTGGTCATGCCGATCCCCGACTCGTCGCGGCCCGCCGCCTCGCAGGTGGCTCAGAAGCTCGGCATCGAGTACCGCGAGGGCTTCTACAAGAACCGCTACGTCGGCCGCACCTTCATCATGCCTGGCCAGGCCGAGCGCAAGCGCTCCGTGCGCCAGAAGCTCAACGCGATGGGGTCGGAGTTCAAGGGCAAGAACATCCTGATCGTCGACGACTCGATCGTCCGCGGCACGACCTCGCGCGAGATCGTCGAGATGGCCCGGGCCGCCGGCGCCAACGAGGTCACCTTCACGAGCGCCGCCCCGCCGGTGCGCTACCCGCACGTCTACGGCATCAACATGCCGACGCGGCAGGAGCTCATCGCGCACGGCCGCAAGATCCCCGAGATCGCGCAGGTGCTGGGCGCCGACCACCTCATCTACCAGGAGGTCGAGGACATGCGCTCGGCGATCATCGAGGGGTCGAATGTCACCGACCTCGAGATGAGCTGCTTCACCGGCGACTACGTGACCGGCACGGTCAGCCCCGAGTACCTGGCCTGGGTCGAGGCGAACCAGCTGAGCTGA
- a CDS encoding ABC transporter ATP-binding protein, whose amino-acid sequence MFDARPPDPATRIAGAPPVLGVPALSIRGLVKRFGEKVAVSGIDLDVPAGSFYGLVGPNGAGKTTTLSMATGLLRPDAGHLSILGVDVWSDPTAAKRLVGVLSDGIALFDRLSGEQLVTYHGLLNGMDRETVRTRTRDLLDLLDLTEAGGKLVVDYSAGMTKKIALATALVHAPRLLVLDEPFESVDPVSAANIRDILHGYVEGGGTVIVSSHAMDLVQRMCDHVAVIASGRVLASGTVDEVRQGHDLEDVFVDLVGGRHHSKGPEWLRTS is encoded by the coding sequence ATGTTCGACGCCCGCCCGCCGGATCCTGCGACCCGGATCGCCGGCGCCCCGCCCGTTCTCGGAGTGCCCGCGCTCAGCATCCGCGGCCTCGTCAAGCGCTTCGGCGAGAAGGTCGCCGTCTCGGGGATCGACCTCGACGTGCCGGCCGGCTCCTTCTACGGCCTCGTGGGCCCGAACGGCGCCGGCAAGACGACCACGCTGTCGATGGCGACCGGGCTGCTGCGGCCCGACGCCGGGCACCTGAGCATCCTCGGGGTCGACGTCTGGAGCGATCCGACCGCGGCCAAGCGACTCGTCGGCGTCCTGAGCGACGGGATCGCCCTCTTCGACCGCCTGAGTGGCGAACAGCTCGTCACCTACCACGGCCTCCTCAACGGCATGGATCGCGAGACCGTCCGCACGCGCACCCGCGACCTGCTCGACCTCCTCGACCTGACGGAGGCAGGCGGCAAGCTCGTCGTCGACTACTCGGCGGGGATGACGAAGAAGATCGCCCTCGCGACAGCCCTCGTTCACGCGCCCCGGCTGCTGGTGCTAGACGAGCCGTTCGAGTCGGTCGACCCGGTGTCGGCGGCGAACATCCGCGACATCCTGCACGGCTACGTCGAGGGCGGCGGAACGGTCATCGTCTCCAGCCACGCCATGGACCTCGTGCAGCGGATGTGCGACCACGTCGCCGTCATCGCCTCGGGCCGCGTCCTCGCCTCGGGCACCGTCGACGAGGTGCGCCAGGGACACGACCTCGAGGACGTCTTCGTCGACCTCGTCGGCGGCCGGCACCACTCGAAGGGCCCCGAGTGGTTGCGCACCTCCTGA
- a CDS encoding transporter, with protein sequence MVAHLLTLRLLVMRNTLARSPWQLVAVIVGGLYGLGVLAGIFAGLVALSFAPPALTRTITVLAGSATLLGWIIVPLLTSGIDQTLSVSRLKIFPIGSTRLVAALAVCGILGIPGAVTLLAGVFTAAAWWHQPLVAVAAVATAGLAALTCVCGSRLIESLNAGLSARRRYREISGVLILIPLLLLGPLITLLSTGLQGASSSLPALAEGLSWSPLGAAWAVPGDLATGHGGAAALKTLIALATLALIVVAWRRSLASALVSTLQPATKAAASGRIGLFARFPATPTGAVAARALTYWLRDPRYSRQLILIPIFPILLYVNSRTTGLDGLVSAAGPIVAVLVSLTIFTDLSYDSTAFAAHISARVTGRADRLGRVLAVASFAVPIVILITIGSVVVTGVWSSLPALLGLSIGLLLSGFGLSSVSSARIVLPVPAPGDSPFAAKTGAGFTTSVTTLATWGILAVLALPEIVLAITAGATGSLLLGWLTLVTGIGLGTVLLVVGIRIGGRELDARGPELLTRLRVQR encoded by the coding sequence GTGGTTGCGCACCTCCTGACCCTGCGGCTCCTGGTGATGCGCAACACCCTGGCGCGGAGCCCCTGGCAGCTGGTCGCCGTGATCGTCGGCGGACTCTACGGCCTCGGAGTCCTGGCCGGCATCTTCGCCGGGCTCGTCGCGCTGAGCTTCGCCCCGCCTGCCCTCACCAGGACGATCACGGTGCTCGCAGGATCGGCCACGCTCCTCGGCTGGATCATCGTGCCCCTGTTGACGTCCGGCATCGACCAGACGCTGAGCGTCTCGCGGCTGAAGATCTTCCCGATCGGGTCGACGCGGCTCGTCGCCGCCCTCGCGGTCTGCGGGATCCTGGGGATCCCGGGGGCCGTCACCCTGCTCGCCGGGGTCTTCACGGCGGCCGCCTGGTGGCACCAGCCGCTCGTGGCGGTGGCAGCCGTGGCGACGGCGGGCCTGGCCGCCCTGACCTGCGTCTGCGGGTCGCGACTGATCGAGTCGCTGAACGCGGGGCTCTCGGCGCGGCGCCGCTACCGCGAGATCTCGGGCGTCCTGATCCTGATCCCGCTGCTGCTCCTCGGGCCCCTCATCACGCTGCTGTCGACGGGTCTGCAGGGGGCGTCGTCGTCGCTCCCCGCCCTCGCGGAGGGCCTGTCGTGGTCGCCGCTCGGGGCCGCCTGGGCGGTGCCCGGCGACCTCGCGACCGGTCACGGCGGCGCCGCCGCGCTCAAGACGCTGATCGCCCTGGCGACCCTCGCGCTGATCGTCGTCGCCTGGCGCAGGAGTCTCGCCTCGGCCCTCGTCTCGACGCTCCAGCCGGCCACGAAGGCCGCGGCGAGCGGCAGGATCGGCCTCTTCGCCCGGTTCCCCGCCACTCCGACGGGTGCCGTCGCGGCTCGCGCCCTCACCTACTGGCTGCGCGATCCGCGGTACAGCCGGCAGCTGATCCTGATCCCGATCTTCCCGATCCTGCTCTACGTGAACAGCCGGACGACCGGACTCGACGGCCTCGTCTCGGCTGCGGGCCCGATCGTGGCCGTGCTCGTGTCGCTGACGATCTTCACCGACCTGTCGTACGACTCGACCGCGTTCGCTGCCCACATCTCAGCCCGGGTCACCGGCCGGGCGGACCGGCTCGGCCGGGTGCTCGCGGTGGCGTCGTTCGCGGTGCCCATCGTGATCCTCATCACGATCGGCTCGGTCGTCGTGACCGGCGTCTGGTCGTCGCTGCCGGCCCTCCTCGGGCTGTCGATCGGACTCCTGCTCAGCGGCTTCGGGCTGTCGAGCGTCTCGTCGGCGCGCATCGTCCTGCCGGTCCCTGCGCCCGGCGACAGCCCCTTCGCGGCCAAGACCGGCGCGGGGTTCACCACGTCGGTGACGACGCTGGCGACCTGGGGCATCCTCGCGGTGCTGGCCCTGCCGGAGATCGTGCTCGCGATCACGGCGGGAGCGACCGGGAGCCTCCTGCTCGGCTGGCTCACCCTCGTGACCGGTATCGGCCTCGGGACCGTGCTCCTGGTCGTGGGGATCAGGATCGGCGGACGGGAGCTCGACGCCCGCGGGCCCGAGCTGCTGACGCGACTGCGGGTGCAGCGGTAG